From a single Bradyrhizobium sediminis genomic region:
- the hemE gene encoding uroporphyrinogen decarboxylase, whose protein sequence is MTQNPTIKPFLEVLSGRRQPVPPIWMMRQAGRYLPEYRELRAKAGGFLDLCFTPEYAAEVSLQPIRRFNFDAAIIFSDILVIPYALGRDVRFEAGEGPRLDPLDTPDKVGTLASKGDFTKLEPVFEALRRVRCELDSKVALIGFCGAPWTVATYMVAGQGTPDQAPARMMAYRHPEAFAKIIDVLVENSVQYLLGQLKAGADVLQIFDTWAGVLPPHEFQRWSVEPTRRIVEGVRRQVPDAKIIGFPRGAGALLPGYVEATGVDAVSIDWTAEPSLIRERVQTKVAVQGNLDPLVLIAGGDALDRAVDDVLANFAGGRLIFNLGHGIQPETPIAHVEQMVKRVRAYKG, encoded by the coding sequence TTGACCCAGAACCCGACCATCAAACCCTTCCTCGAAGTGCTTTCCGGGCGCAGGCAGCCGGTTCCGCCGATCTGGATGATGCGGCAGGCCGGCCGCTATCTGCCGGAGTACCGCGAATTGCGCGCCAAGGCCGGCGGCTTTCTCGACCTCTGCTTCACGCCGGAATATGCCGCCGAGGTGTCGCTGCAGCCGATCCGCCGCTTCAACTTCGACGCCGCGATCATCTTCTCGGATATTCTGGTGATCCCCTACGCGCTCGGCCGCGACGTGCGGTTCGAGGCCGGCGAGGGTCCGCGGCTCGATCCGCTGGATACGCCGGACAAGGTCGGCACGCTGGCTTCAAAGGGCGACTTCACCAAGCTGGAGCCTGTATTCGAGGCGCTGCGCCGCGTGCGCTGCGAACTCGATTCCAAAGTCGCGCTGATCGGTTTCTGCGGCGCGCCGTGGACGGTCGCGACCTACATGGTCGCGGGGCAAGGCACGCCGGACCAGGCGCCGGCGCGGATGATGGCCTATCGCCATCCCGAGGCGTTCGCGAAAATCATCGACGTGCTGGTGGAGAATTCAGTTCAGTACCTGCTCGGACAGCTCAAGGCTGGCGCCGACGTGCTGCAGATCTTCGACACCTGGGCCGGGGTGCTGCCGCCGCACGAGTTCCAGCGCTGGTCGGTCGAGCCGACCAGGCGCATCGTCGAAGGCGTCCGCAGACAGGTGCCCGATGCGAAGATCATCGGCTTTCCCCGCGGCGCCGGCGCGCTGCTGCCCGGCTATGTCGAGGCGACCGGCGTCGATGCCGTCAGCATCGACTGGACGGCCGAGCCGTCGCTGATCCGCGAGCGCGTGCAAACCAAAGTCGCGGTGCAGGGCAATCTCGATCCGCTGGTGCTGATCGCCGGCGGCGACGCGCTCGACCGCGCGGTCGACGACGTGCTGGCGAATTTCGCCGGCGGCAGGCTGATCTTCAATCTCGGCCACGGCATCCAGCCGGAAACCCCGATCGCGCATGTCGAGCAGATGGTGAAGCGGGTGCGGGCGTATAAGGGGTGA
- a CDS encoding branched-chain amino acid ABC transporter ATP-binding protein/permease: MTTASPMSKYRPLLLATLALIVLPFGLQALGLSLNTGIMVVAVAIATMGLNLCVGYTGLVSFGHGTWFGIGAYAAGLIQLHWFGGQIWLPLLLSMVAVAISSTIVGVIILRRRGVYFSLLTLALAALTYTTAFRWTAVTGGEDGLGGLKRGSIGPFSLDNALTYYIVVALIGLGVLYLLLRLVRSPFGHVLVAIRENQLRATFQGYPVERYKLAVFVISAVVTGLAGALVGFQNYLVSAEAVSVPFSGELLAIVVIGGMRSMLGPALGALFFFLFRELFSIWTTDWLLWFGLIFVAFVLYSPGGLVGIWATLSRRWWPVPEESAAMSRRKIYEGLPLPDFLRPESLKGTVLEVKGIAKHFGGIRAVSNASLEVGAGEIHALIGPNGAGKTTLFNLVSGLYPADQGTVRLNGREIQGVPSDLICHQGLARSFQITNLFKELSIYENLRLSLQAQHRIGFNIWRDIDSYPQIHSETAALIKFLGLEGIEEIQGGELSYGGQRLVDLGIALGSKPQVLLLDEPLAGLAAAERERVSNLVKNVAANIPVLIVEHDIDRVLGFSQQVTVMNQGEVLMTGTPEAVRTNRRVQEIYTGTGIPEVEHSRSDEAREGAAHVLRFEGVNTFYGKSHILHDATLDVRGGEIVALLGRNGAGKSTLLKTIAGLVPLASGTMEFEGRNIAGLPAPDIARAGIGYVPQGRGLFAGMTVRENLSLGRLARKTDGSHGVVWSEEQILDYFPRLKERLDVAADYLSGGEQQMVAVARAMSGNVKLLLLDEPFEGLAPTVILELFKVFDLLRRHTSIVIVEHNLDLVLALADRVFALERGAVFHEGPATPLLIDLDYRKKILWL, translated from the coding sequence ATGACCACCGCATCGCCGATGTCGAAATACCGGCCATTGCTACTGGCAACCCTCGCGCTGATCGTGCTGCCGTTCGGCCTGCAGGCGCTCGGCCTGTCGCTCAACACCGGCATCATGGTGGTGGCGGTGGCGATCGCCACCATGGGGCTCAACCTCTGCGTCGGCTATACCGGCCTCGTCTCGTTCGGCCACGGCACCTGGTTCGGCATCGGCGCCTATGCCGCGGGCCTGATCCAGCTCCACTGGTTCGGCGGCCAGATCTGGTTGCCGCTACTGCTGTCGATGGTCGCGGTCGCGATCTCCTCGACCATCGTCGGCGTCATCATCCTGCGCCGGCGCGGCGTCTACTTCTCGCTGCTGACGCTGGCGCTCGCCGCGTTGACCTACACCACCGCGTTCCGCTGGACCGCCGTCACCGGCGGCGAGGATGGTCTCGGTGGCCTCAAGCGCGGCAGCATCGGGCCATTCAGTCTCGACAATGCGCTCACCTATTACATCGTCGTCGCGCTGATCGGGCTCGGCGTGCTCTATCTGCTGCTGCGCCTGGTGCGATCGCCGTTCGGCCATGTGCTGGTCGCGATCCGCGAGAACCAGTTGCGCGCCACCTTCCAAGGCTATCCGGTCGAGCGCTACAAGCTCGCCGTGTTCGTGATATCGGCTGTGGTGACCGGCCTCGCCGGCGCGCTGGTCGGATTCCAGAACTACCTGGTTTCGGCCGAAGCGGTCTCGGTGCCGTTTTCCGGCGAGCTGCTCGCGATCGTCGTGATCGGCGGCATGCGCAGCATGCTCGGGCCCGCGCTCGGCGCGCTGTTCTTCTTTCTGTTCCGCGAGCTATTTTCTATCTGGACCACGGACTGGCTACTCTGGTTCGGGCTGATCTTCGTTGCCTTCGTGCTGTATTCGCCGGGTGGCCTCGTCGGTATCTGGGCCACGCTGAGCCGGCGCTGGTGGCCGGTGCCGGAAGAATCCGCGGCCATGAGCCGGCGCAAGATCTACGAGGGCCTGCCGCTGCCGGATTTCCTGAGGCCGGAAAGCCTCAAGGGCACCGTGCTCGAGGTCAAAGGCATCGCCAAACATTTCGGCGGTATCCGCGCCGTCTCCAACGCCAGCCTCGAGGTCGGCGCCGGCGAAATCCACGCGCTGATCGGCCCAAACGGCGCCGGCAAGACCACCTTGTTCAATCTGGTCTCGGGTCTCTACCCGGCCGATCAGGGCACCGTGCGCCTCAACGGCCGCGAGATCCAGGGCGTGCCGTCCGACCTGATCTGCCACCAGGGTCTGGCACGCTCGTTTCAGATCACAAACCTGTTCAAGGAACTGTCGATCTACGAGAATTTGCGACTGTCGCTGCAGGCGCAGCACAGAATCGGCTTCAACATCTGGCGCGACATCGACAGCTATCCGCAGATTCATTCCGAGACCGCCGCACTCATAAAATTCCTTGGACTGGAAGGCATCGAGGAAATCCAGGGCGGCGAGCTGTCCTATGGCGGGCAACGGCTGGTCGATCTCGGCATCGCACTCGGCTCCAAGCCGCAGGTGCTGTTGCTCGACGAGCCGCTGGCGGGCCTTGCCGCCGCCGAGCGCGAACGCGTCTCCAACCTGGTCAAGAACGTGGCCGCCAACATTCCGGTCCTGATCGTCGAGCACGACATCGATCGCGTGCTCGGTTTCTCGCAACAAGTCACCGTGATGAATCAGGGCGAAGTGCTGATGACCGGCACGCCCGAAGCGGTGCGCACCAACCGCCGGGTGCAGGAGATCTATACCGGCACCGGCATTCCCGAGGTCGAGCACAGCCGCAGCGACGAGGCCCGCGAAGGCGCGGCGCATGTTCTGCGCTTCGAGGGCGTCAACACCTTCTACGGCAAGAGCCATATCCTTCACGACGCCACGCTCGACGTTCGCGGAGGCGAGATCGTCGCGCTGCTCGGGCGCAACGGCGCCGGCAAGTCCACGCTCCTGAAGACCATCGCCGGGCTGGTGCCATTGGCGTCCGGCACGATGGAATTCGAGGGCCGCAATATCGCTGGCCTCCCCGCTCCGGATATCGCGCGCGCTGGAATCGGCTACGTGCCGCAGGGGCGCGGATTGTTTGCCGGCATGACCGTGCGGGAAAATCTCTCGCTCGGCCGCCTGGCGCGCAAGACCGACGGCAGCCATGGCGTGGTGTGGAGCGAGGAGCAGATCCTCGATTATTTCCCGCGCCTGAAGGAGCGGCTCGATGTCGCGGCGGATTACCTGTCCGGCGGCGAGCAACAGATGGTGGCGGTGGCGCGCGCGATGTCGGGCAACGTCAAACTGCTGCTGCTGGACGAGCCGTTCGAGGGCCTGGCGCCGACCGTGATCCTCGAACTGTTCAAAGTGTTCGACCTGTTGCGCCGGCACACCTCGATCGTGATCGTCGAGCACAATCTCGACCTGGTGCTGGCGCTGGCCGACCGCGTCTTCGCGCTGGAGCGCGGTGCGGTGTTTCACGAGGGGCCGGCCACCCCGCTGCTGATCGATCTGGATTACCGCAAGAAGATTCTGTGGCTGTGA
- a CDS encoding acyl-CoA dehydrogenase family protein yields the protein MNQTGCFPMGGVAFDLPEDVVDVRDGVLRFVEAQVAPRIERSRALLDDQRRLYDESGRYSPDARKLIRDIRMLSAQAGFYAMCAPVEIGGGGLGHLAYYVSWEAIYRRLGGQGVIIPWVIAHWAFGPSRLLTQATEQARSRCLAGMISGETSMCFGLSEPGAGSDASMIKTRAVKTARGWKISGRKLWTTNAPTAEWCIVFAITDAEKAARKAGGISAFLVSTDAPGFTVESVVRLFGHAGGHEGALVLEDVEVEPWQLVGELDQGFKIALYGVSLGRVYNSARAVGQGRWALEMAIGYAKQREAFGAKISEYQGVSFPLAESATELHAAHLMGLNAATLLDRGDKALKELSMAKAYSVQAGFRAVDRAIQTHGGMGLTNEVGLVHAWQDLRIVNIADGTNEILTRMIAQRLLAGDLDL from the coding sequence GTGAATCAGACTGGGTGTTTTCCGATGGGCGGCGTCGCGTTCGATCTTCCCGAAGATGTCGTGGACGTGCGCGACGGCGTGCTGCGTTTCGTCGAGGCGCAGGTGGCGCCGCGGATCGAGCGGAGCCGGGCACTGCTGGACGACCAGCGGCGGCTGTATGACGAAAGCGGGCGTTACTCGCCCGACGCACGCAAGCTGATCCGCGACATCAGGATGCTGTCGGCGCAGGCCGGATTCTACGCGATGTGCGCGCCGGTCGAAATCGGCGGCGGCGGCCTCGGGCATCTCGCCTATTACGTTTCCTGGGAGGCGATCTATCGCCGGCTCGGCGGCCAGGGCGTCATTATTCCATGGGTGATCGCGCATTGGGCGTTCGGTCCGAGCCGGCTCTTGACGCAGGCGACCGAGCAAGCCCGCTCACGATGTCTGGCGGGAATGATATCGGGCGAAACCTCGATGTGCTTCGGCCTGTCCGAACCCGGCGCCGGTTCCGACGCCAGCATGATCAAGACCCGCGCCGTCAAGACCGCCCGGGGCTGGAAGATCTCGGGCCGCAAGCTCTGGACCACCAATGCACCGACGGCGGAATGGTGCATCGTCTTTGCCATCACCGACGCCGAAAAGGCCGCCCGCAAGGCCGGCGGCATCAGCGCGTTTCTGGTGTCGACCGATGCCCCCGGCTTCACCGTGGAAAGCGTGGTTCGCCTGTTCGGCCACGCCGGCGGCCACGAGGGCGCGCTGGTGCTGGAAGACGTCGAGGTCGAGCCGTGGCAGCTCGTCGGCGAACTCGATCAGGGCTTCAAGATCGCGCTGTACGGCGTGTCGCTCGGGCGGGTCTATAATTCTGCGCGCGCGGTCGGGCAGGGCCGGTGGGCGCTCGAAATGGCGATCGGTTATGCCAAGCAGCGCGAGGCGTTCGGCGCGAAAATTTCCGAATATCAGGGCGTCTCGTTCCCGTTGGCCGAGTCTGCGACCGAACTGCATGCGGCGCATCTGATGGGGTTGAATGCCGCGACCCTGCTCGATCGCGGCGACAAGGCCCTGAAAGAGCTTTCGATGGCCAAGGCCTATTCGGTGCAGGCCGGATTCCGCGCGGTCGACCGCGCCATCCAGACCCATGGCGGCATGGGCCTGACCAACGAAGTCGGCCTCGTTCATGCGTGGCAGGACTTGCGGATCGTCAACATCGCCGACGGCACCAACGAAATCCTGACCCGGATGATCGCCCAGCGGCTCCTGGCCGGCGATCTCGATTTGTGA
- a CDS encoding branched-chain amino acid ABC transporter permease: MQFGFLLEQVVNGLVLGGYYLLIALGLSLIFSVGGVVNLAHGAFYALGAYASVEITKYLGFGPAVVLSPIAVAMLGILFERFILRRFYTADPILSLLVTFGLAMVAEQAIRIVWGAPPLSASIPPVFRGSVILGDFLFSRYRLLILAVVAAILLAVWLLLHKTSFGRVVRAGIQRPDMVAALGIRLQPYMTAIVMLGVGMAAMGGAFFAPITIVHPAMGAEIITVAFVVVVIGGLGSFWGVVLAAMLVGVVRGITIHFAPAAGEASIYILMFLILLVRPRGLLGERIEKFE, from the coding sequence ATGCAGTTCGGGTTTTTGCTGGAGCAGGTGGTGAATGGCCTCGTGCTCGGAGGCTATTATCTGCTGATTGCGCTCGGGCTGTCGCTGATCTTCAGCGTCGGCGGCGTGGTCAACCTGGCGCATGGCGCGTTCTATGCGCTCGGCGCCTATGCCTCGGTCGAAATCACCAAATATCTCGGCTTCGGCCCCGCCGTGGTGCTGTCGCCGATCGCCGTTGCGATGCTGGGCATCCTGTTCGAGCGGTTCATCCTGCGCCGTTTCTATACCGCCGATCCGATCCTCAGCCTGCTGGTGACCTTCGGCCTTGCCATGGTCGCCGAGCAGGCGATCCGCATCGTCTGGGGCGCGCCGCCGCTGTCGGCGTCGATCCCGCCGGTGTTTCGCGGCTCCGTCATCCTCGGTGACTTCCTGTTCTCGCGCTATCGCCTGCTGATCCTCGCCGTGGTCGCGGCGATACTGCTCGCGGTCTGGCTGCTGCTGCACAAGACTTCATTCGGCCGCGTGGTGCGCGCCGGCATCCAGCGGCCGGACATGGTGGCCGCGCTGGGCATCCGGCTGCAGCCCTACATGACCGCCATCGTCATGCTCGGCGTCGGCATGGCCGCGATGGGCGGCGCGTTCTTTGCGCCGATCACCATCGTGCACCCGGCGATGGGCGCCGAGATCATCACAGTCGCCTTTGTCGTGGTCGTGATCGGCGGTCTCGGCAGCTTCTGGGGCGTGGTGCTCGCCGCCATGCTGGTCGGCGTCGTGCGCGGCATCACCATCCATTTTGCACCCGCCGCCGGCGAAGCATCGATCTACATCCTGATGTTCCTGATCCTGCTGGTGCGGCCACGTGGTCTGCTTGGCGAGCGTATCGAGAAATTCGAATGA
- a CDS encoding IclR family transcriptional regulator — MRSVRPRTKPKANEKPASPRKSAIAKLVKTPQADIDDDADDRQRGGGVQSLGRAFAILEEVARHRDGIGLADLSKLVGLHNSTTFHLAKTMVSLGYIRQEKDSKRYRVGRPLFALAASALDEIEMVNVATPVLEDLSRETGESGHFAVRMGDAVVVIARTSGPGAFQLTDRVGVVRPAHCTALGKIILASLRPEQLKRFLERVDLKPSTEKSITDVPALMREIAEIKHSGIAFDDGEFNPEVRCIAVPVMDFTGQTVGALGISGPIWRLSIQALQNHAKTIRAAANRLSAEFGAKDIAKST, encoded by the coding sequence ATGAGATCTGTGAGACCGCGTACCAAGCCAAAGGCCAATGAGAAGCCGGCAAGCCCGCGCAAGTCAGCGATCGCCAAGCTGGTGAAAACTCCACAGGCTGATATCGATGACGACGCGGACGACCGCCAGCGCGGCGGTGGCGTTCAGTCGCTCGGCCGTGCCTTCGCCATCCTCGAGGAAGTTGCGCGTCATCGTGACGGGATCGGGCTGGCAGACCTGAGCAAGCTGGTCGGCCTGCACAACTCCACCACGTTTCATCTTGCCAAGACCATGGTGTCGCTCGGCTATATCCGCCAGGAAAAGGATTCCAAGCGATACCGCGTCGGCCGGCCGCTGTTTGCACTGGCGGCGAGCGCGCTCGACGAGATCGAGATGGTGAATGTCGCGACGCCGGTGCTTGAGGATCTGTCGCGGGAAACCGGCGAAAGTGGCCATTTTGCAGTGCGAATGGGCGATGCCGTGGTGGTGATCGCCCGCACCAGCGGCCCCGGAGCATTTCAACTGACCGACCGCGTCGGCGTGGTACGGCCGGCCCATTGCACCGCACTCGGCAAGATCATCCTGGCGTCGTTGCGTCCGGAGCAGTTGAAACGGTTTCTCGAACGCGTCGACCTGAAACCATCGACCGAGAAATCGATCACCGACGTTCCGGCGCTAATGCGCGAAATCGCCGAGATCAAGCACAGCGGCATCGCCTTCGACGATGGCGAGTTCAATCCGGAAGTGCGGTGCATCGCCGTACCGGTGATGGATTTTACCGGCCAGACCGTCGGGGCGCTTGGCATATCCGGCCCGATCTGGCGGCTCTCGATTCAGGCGCTGCAAAATCATGCCAAGACGATACGGGCTGCGGCCAATCGGCTGTCCGCCGAATTTGGCGCCAAGGATATCGCGAAATCCACCTGA
- a CDS encoding ABC transporter substrate-binding protein, with the protein MTVTRRTFGIAAAGILLGPIAAPYIRKASAAGSTIRIGVVNSMSGGLAAYAQEGQPAFEYVIKKINDAGGIKSKGGAKIELIQADDTSQPARTAAEARRLITEEKVHLLTGTILSAQMLALTPVLDELKMPTLSVWAGGSHSNYMFTLGYPYDRGYAQTIHDFVVFLRDANKFNIKTAVMGYSNYEAGQQVNQFLTQRLKASGIEITGEAPLDTRAQDQTAAMIRIRSLKPDIVVGLVTPRDGILLHQARYNLNYHGSIFCGGTGGYSDLSLWKDLGPEIGKAVLTKNLYGMTGFSPGAKIDSMQKIIAELRDVAKLDKIGQGAIQYAQAARVLQQTLENAASLERDALLDSFKNVHIPFGDPNLYISKPKGLQFADDRLLKDGSAMFIQWTPEQEQQVIFPKEFAQTAPRPRA; encoded by the coding sequence ATGACCGTTACTCGCCGGACCTTTGGAATTGCGGCCGCCGGAATATTGCTCGGCCCGATTGCCGCGCCCTACATCCGCAAGGCGAGTGCGGCAGGTTCGACAATCCGAATCGGCGTCGTCAACTCGATGAGCGGCGGTCTCGCCGCCTACGCCCAGGAAGGCCAGCCCGCCTTCGAATACGTCATCAAGAAGATCAATGACGCGGGCGGCATCAAGAGCAAGGGCGGCGCCAAGATCGAGCTCATCCAGGCCGACGACACCAGCCAGCCGGCGCGGACGGCAGCGGAAGCCCGCAGGCTGATCACCGAAGAGAAGGTTCACCTGCTGACCGGCACAATCCTCAGCGCACAGATGCTGGCGCTGACGCCGGTGCTGGATGAACTCAAGATGCCGACGCTGTCGGTCTGGGCCGGCGGCTCGCATTCGAACTACATGTTCACCCTGGGCTACCCCTACGATCGCGGCTATGCGCAGACCATCCATGACTTCGTTGTTTTTCTTCGCGACGCGAACAAATTCAACATCAAGACGGCCGTCATGGGCTATTCGAACTATGAGGCCGGACAGCAGGTCAACCAGTTCCTGACGCAACGGCTGAAAGCCAGCGGCATCGAAATAACAGGCGAAGCGCCGCTCGACACCCGGGCGCAGGACCAGACCGCGGCGATGATCCGTATTCGCTCGCTGAAGCCCGACATCGTCGTCGGGCTGGTGACGCCGCGCGACGGCATCCTGCTGCACCAGGCGCGCTACAATCTCAACTATCACGGCAGCATCTTCTGCGGCGGCACCGGGGGCTATTCGGACCTGTCGCTATGGAAGGATCTCGGCCCTGAAATCGGCAAGGCGGTGCTGACCAAGAATCTGTACGGCATGACCGGTTTCAGCCCGGGCGCCAAGATCGACTCGATGCAGAAGATCATCGCCGAACTGCGCGACGTCGCCAAGCTCGACAAGATCGGCCAGGGCGCCATTCAGTACGCCCAGGCCGCACGCGTGCTGCAGCAGACCCTGGAGAATGCCGCTTCGCTGGAGCGCGATGCGCTGCTCGACTCGTTCAAGAACGTCCATATTCCCTTCGGCGATCCCAACCTCTACATCTCGAAGCCGAAGGGCCTGCAATTCGCCGACGACCGCCTGCTCAAGGACGGTTCGGCGATGTTCATCCAGTGGACGCCCGAGCAGGAACAGCAGGTGATCTTCCCGAAAGAGTTCGCGCAGACCGCGCCGCGACCACGGGCCTGA
- the hemC gene encoding hydroxymethylbilane synthase: MRIGTRKSTMALAQTEEIARRLTAAASDLDVEIVKFETVGDTDQTSKLLMHGGKGGAFVAEIRAAVRAGRLHAAMHSLKDMPGNEDTPGLVIGATLSRDRPTDALVLREGVSLEDIRRSRGKGFKIGTNAVRRAAYARRLFPDIEVVHFRGAADTRVRKLDNREMQRLPGGGEAGPADALIMARSGLERVGLSNRIAHDFTPQEMLPAVGQGIVAVECAASDWQTRRYLALIDDAAAHLCCDAEREVLWVLNGHCNSPIAGFSSIDGAQMSLTASVLDEAGGRFIEVTRQGPADRPRELGRAVGLELLAKGAADIIERSRPV; this comes from the coding sequence ATGCGTATCGGCACGCGCAAGAGCACCATGGCGCTTGCCCAGACCGAGGAGATTGCGCGGCGTCTGACGGCGGCGGCGTCCGATCTCGACGTCGAAATCGTCAAGTTCGAGACTGTCGGCGATACCGACCAGACCAGCAAACTGTTGATGCATGGCGGCAAGGGCGGCGCCTTCGTCGCCGAAATCCGCGCCGCGGTCAGGGCCGGCCGTCTGCACGCCGCGATGCATTCGCTCAAGGACATGCCGGGCAACGAGGACACGCCGGGGCTGGTGATCGGCGCGACGTTGTCGCGCGACCGGCCGACCGATGCGCTGGTGCTGCGCGAAGGCGTATCATTGGAGGACATCAGGCGTTCGCGCGGCAAGGGTTTCAAGATCGGCACCAACGCGGTGCGCCGCGCCGCCTATGCGCGGCGGCTGTTTCCGGACATCGAGGTCGTGCACTTTCGCGGCGCCGCCGACACCCGCGTCCGCAAGCTGGATAACCGCGAGATGCAGCGGTTGCCTGGCGGCGGCGAGGCCGGCCCCGCCGACGCCCTGATCATGGCGCGCTCCGGGCTGGAGCGCGTCGGGCTTTCAAATCGGATCGCCCATGATTTCACGCCGCAGGAAATGCTGCCGGCGGTGGGGCAGGGCATCGTCGCTGTGGAATGCGCAGCGAGCGACTGGCAGACGCGGCGCTACCTTGCCCTGATCGACGATGCCGCGGCGCATCTTTGCTGCGATGCCGAGCGCGAGGTGCTGTGGGTGCTCAACGGCCACTGCAATTCGCCGATCGCGGGCTTCTCCTCGATCGACGGCGCGCAGATGTCGCTGACCGCCTCGGTGCTGGACGAAGCCGGCGGGCGGTTCATCGAGGTCACGCGTCAAGGCCCGGCCGATCGCCCGCGTGAACTCGGCCGCGCCGTCGGGCTCGAACTGCTGGCCAAGGGAGCTGCCGACATCATCGAGCGCAGCCGGCCCGTGTGA
- a CDS encoding ABC transporter substrate-binding protein encodes MTRYSRRTLLKGGAAFAGASALGFPAIVRAQASTIKIGHVTPLTGFLGAIGSYAQLGVKLAAEEINQVGGIMGKQIDLMSEDSVNPATAATKAQRMLEQDGAVVLLGEISSASSLTIMQVAERNKKVFFSTGARSDALRGKSCNRYSFHCDIPNTVMVNAVGTALLQKGMVKDKKFFTLTADYIFGHDLLKAAKTFFAANNANLIGDELIATDVTDFSPYLLKIRQAKPDVVCCNLAGNQVTNLVKQYAEFGFPYPLVGFNLNTGDAWAAGEGNLSGTWPTVWYHTLDNPASKAFVAAFSKKYGKPPENHAWIDYITLKLLAQAMNELKSTDSEALIAHFEKQTQFDIMKARKGYFRNWDHQLVQEAYPFTVKPKNEMKDKWDMLVLGNAVPVPSEPLEKIYPTKVQNPCEMKA; translated from the coding sequence ATGACCCGCTACAGCCGACGTACACTTTTGAAGGGGGGCGCCGCCTTTGCCGGCGCATCGGCACTCGGATTTCCGGCGATCGTCCGCGCCCAGGCCAGCACGATCAAGATCGGCCATGTGACGCCGCTGACCGGATTTCTCGGCGCGATCGGTAGCTATGCCCAGTTGGGCGTGAAACTGGCTGCGGAAGAGATCAATCAGGTCGGCGGCATCATGGGCAAGCAGATCGACCTGATGTCGGAAGACTCGGTCAATCCCGCCACCGCCGCCACCAAGGCACAGCGCATGCTGGAGCAGGACGGCGCCGTGGTGCTGCTTGGCGAAATCTCGTCGGCATCCTCGCTCACCATCATGCAGGTCGCCGAACGCAATAAGAAGGTGTTCTTCTCGACAGGCGCGCGCTCCGACGCTTTGCGCGGCAAGAGCTGCAACCGCTACTCCTTCCACTGCGACATTCCGAACACGGTGATGGTCAATGCCGTCGGCACCGCGCTGCTGCAAAAAGGCATGGTGAAGGACAAGAAGTTCTTCACGCTGACCGCCGACTACATTTTTGGCCACGACCTGCTGAAGGCGGCCAAGACCTTCTTCGCCGCCAACAATGCCAACCTGATCGGCGACGAATTGATCGCGACCGACGTCACCGACTTCAGCCCCTATCTCCTGAAGATCCGGCAGGCCAAACCGGACGTGGTGTGCTGCAACCTTGCCGGCAATCAGGTGACCAACCTGGTCAAGCAATATGCCGAGTTCGGATTCCCCTACCCGCTGGTCGGCTTCAATCTCAACACCGGCGATGCCTGGGCCGCCGGCGAGGGCAATCTCAGCGGCACCTGGCCGACCGTCTGGTATCACACGCTCGACAATCCCGCCTCCAAGGCCTTCGTCGCCGCCTTCAGCAAGAAGTACGGCAAGCCACCGGAAAACCACGCCTGGATCGACTACATCACGCTCAAACTGCTGGCGCAGGCGATGAACGAGCTCAAGTCGACCGACAGCGAAGCGCTGATCGCGCATTTCGAGAAGCAGACGCAGTTCGACATCATGAAGGCGCGCAAGGGCTATTTCCGCAACTGGGACCATCAGCTGGTTCAGGAGGCCTATCCGTTCACGGTGAAGCCGAAGAACGAAATGAAGGACAAGTGGGACATGCTTGTGCTCGGCAACGCCGTACCGGTGCCGAGCGAGCCCCTGGAAAAGATCTACCCGACCAAGGTGCAGAACCCCTGCGAGATGAAGGCATAG